GCCCGAAGAACAGCGGAAGTCGTTCCCGAGCGGGGCGACCGGGTGGGTCTCACAGCAGGTGGAGCCGTGATGGACGCGACCAGTCACAGGAGCCACGACAAGACGCTGTGGTACCTGTTGACCGCGACACGCGGCGGGCCGAACCGGGCGCGCATCGTCCGGGCGCTGGCGGAGCGACCCCGGAACGCGAACCGACTCGCCGACGAGTTGGGTGTCGGCTACAAGACGGTCAGACACCACCTCGACACCCTGCAGGAACACGGCGTCGTAGAGGCCGGCGGCGACGACTACGGGAAACTCTACTTCGTCACCGACCGCGTCGAACGCGAGTGGGACACCTTCGAGCGCATCGCCGAGGAGATCGACGGATGAGTCGGCGTCGGCCGACTGGCGTCGGGAGGCGACGCCGATGTCGGTGATGGACTCTCGGAGGGGGCGCTGATGGTCGCCATGGAGACGACGATCATGCTGGCGAGTGCGCTGTCGGGCGTGAACCTCCTGCTCCTCGGCGCGGTGACGGCCGTGTGGGTACGGAACTACCGGACGTTCGGCACCCCGCTGATCGCCGGGTTGATCGCGTTCGGTGCGGTCCTGCTGGTGGAGAACGCGGTCGCCATCTACTTCTTCTTCAGCATGGAGAGCCTCTACTCCGGTGACCCGCACGTCCAGCAGGCCGTGCTGGTGATGCGCGCCCTGCAGGCCGTCGCGCTCGGGGTGCTGGCCTACGTCACGGTCAGATAGAGGGAACTCGACGGCTCTGTCGAAATCCTGACCGACTGATAGCTGTGGCGTGACCGATACAGAGTACGGATTCGGTCCGCGATTACGTGGTGGTCGTGTTCGGTCCGCGATTACGTGGTGGTCGTGTCGTTTGGCCGCCTACAGTACGAGAGGAGGGGACCAAC
This genomic window from Salinirubrum litoreum contains:
- a CDS encoding ArsR/SmtB family transcription factor; translated protein: MDATSHRSHDKTLWYLLTATRGGPNRARIVRALAERPRNANRLADELGVGYKTVRHHLDTLQEHGVVEAGGDDYGKLYFVTDRVEREWDTFERIAEEIDG